A stretch of Borrelia turcica IST7 DNA encodes these proteins:
- the rpmI gene encoding 50S ribosomal protein L35, with protein MSKMKTCKSASKRYSFTSKGKVKYKKQDLRHILTKKSSKRKRHLGKAGVLSSSEVKRIRTLLPYA; from the coding sequence ATGTCAAAGATGAAGACATGTAAAAGTGCAAGTAAGAGATATTCTTTTACTTCAAAGGGGAAAGTAAAGTATAAAAAGCAAGATTTGAGACATATCTTGACAAAGAAGTCTTCTAAGAGAAAGAGACACTTGGGGAAAGCAGGTGTGCTTTCAAGTTCTGAGGTTAAGAGGATTAGAACCTTATTGCCTTATGCTTAG
- a CDS encoding tetratricopeptide repeat protein produces the protein MLEKELLGDLEDISQVSDNKLLDVTEKSKRGYQLIKEDRLAEAEKLFNDILEKDNDNNYALVGLGDIERKKRNFDKAIVYYQRCLSKHSSNNYALFGLGDCYRSLDDYKKATDIWEEYLKYDPENITVLTRVAASYRKLKNFQKSRQAYLRVIELAPENDYALVGIGHLYYDFKEYKEALKYWLKMYEINQTKIDVRVLTSIGNCYRKLKEYSKGIYFFKKALEISPNNFYAVFGLADCYRGNKDYHEALKYWLAIIEKDPKNNLVLTRVGDIYRYLKDYENSQAYYKKALDVDFDMFAILGLALLQKEKGQYEEALTAIKSLIKNNPKNSILYMNAAECYEAMGQIENAVDILSKFLQLGMKNVAVIDYIDELKKKMDL, from the coding sequence ATGTTAGAAAAGGAACTTTTAGGTGATCTTGAAGATATATCGCAAGTTTCTGATAATAAACTTCTTGATGTTACTGAGAAATCCAAAAGGGGGTATCAGTTAATAAAGGAAGATAGGCTTGCTGAAGCAGAGAAGTTGTTCAATGATATTTTAGAAAAGGATAATGATAATAATTATGCTCTTGTTGGACTTGGAGATATTGAAAGGAAGAAGAGGAATTTTGATAAAGCTATAGTTTATTATCAAAGATGTCTTTCTAAGCATTCGAGTAATAATTATGCACTTTTTGGTTTGGGGGATTGTTATAGAAGTTTAGATGATTATAAGAAGGCTACAGATATATGGGAGGAGTATTTAAAGTATGACCCTGAAAATATTACTGTTTTGACAAGAGTTGCTGCTTCTTATCGAAAGTTAAAAAATTTTCAAAAGTCCAGACAAGCATATTTAAGAGTAATAGAACTTGCTCCTGAAAATGATTATGCTCTTGTTGGTATTGGGCATTTATATTATGACTTTAAAGAGTATAAGGAAGCATTGAAATATTGGCTTAAGATGTATGAAATAAATCAAACTAAGATTGATGTGCGTGTTCTAACTTCAATTGGCAATTGTTATAGAAAATTAAAGGAATATAGTAAAGGAATTTATTTTTTCAAAAAAGCATTAGAAATTTCTCCAAATAATTTTTATGCTGTTTTTGGGCTTGCTGATTGTTATAGGGGGAATAAGGATTATCATGAAGCGTTGAAATATTGGCTTGCAATAATAGAAAAAGATCCAAAGAATAACTTGGTTTTAACAAGGGTAGGAGACATATATCGATACTTGAAGGATTATGAAAATTCACAAGCGTATTATAAAAAAGCTCTCGATGTTGATTTTGATATGTTTGCTATACTAGGTCTTGCTTTGTTGCAAAAAGAAAAGGGACAATATGAAGAAGCATTGACCGCTATTAAAAGCCTTATAAAAAATAATCCTAAAAACTCAATATTATATATGAATGCTGCTGAATGCTATGAGGCAATGGGGCAAATTGAAAATGCTGTAGATATTTTATCAAAATTTTTACAGTTAGGAATGAAAAATGTTGCTGTTATTGACTACATTGATGAGCTTAAGAAGAAGATGGACTTATGA
- a CDS encoding flagellar hook-associated protein 3, with protein MINRVSHPLTYDNLKSSSTEQEVKITKLLESLYKGGKRIGSLRDDPTGVTHAIRLDSDIFKLNTYIKNINSAKGKLRYTEGYLQSLSNILTRAKEITIQGANGTYGLDDKKIIAKEVNAILEDVIAIANVKGSDGYSIFAGTKIDAEAFKITRENRVNNVTQDRESPQIIRIDYNGNQAEKEMEIYNGIYIPTNYPGNEIFFSQNHHIISSTNVNGFIVKENTKIYIDNIEIALVAGDTAADIIAKINESSAPVEASLDRILNSIAIQTTTPHQIWITEEGSTVLQDLGIITKNNDTKSPPYNIAGNTEVRSRSIFDTLIELRDNLEENREELVGSRSLAEIDESLNKILTTIADLGAKENRLDSSYERISKEVMDMKDDMVNYTDLDVTKAITDLNMTSLAYQVSLGVSARIMQTTLLDFLK; from the coding sequence ATGATAAACAGAGTAAGTCATCCTTTAACATATGATAATTTAAAGTCATCTTCAACAGAACAGGAAGTAAAAATAACAAAACTCCTGGAAAGCCTATATAAAGGCGGAAAAAGAATTGGAAGCTTGAGAGATGATCCTACAGGAGTTACTCATGCAATAAGACTAGATAGTGATATTTTTAAGCTTAATACCTATATTAAAAATATCAACAGTGCTAAAGGAAAACTTAGATATACAGAAGGATATTTGCAATCTTTATCAAACATTTTAACTCGTGCTAAAGAGATAACTATTCAAGGAGCAAACGGCACTTATGGACTTGATGATAAGAAAATAATAGCAAAAGAAGTAAATGCAATTCTTGAAGATGTTATTGCAATCGCAAATGTAAAGGGTTCAGACGGATATAGCATTTTTGCAGGTACTAAAATTGATGCTGAGGCTTTTAAAATAACTAGAGAAAATAGAGTTAATAATGTCACTCAAGACAGAGAATCTCCACAAATAATAAGAATAGATTACAACGGTAATCAAGCAGAAAAAGAAATGGAAATATATAATGGAATTTATATTCCAACCAATTATCCTGGGAATGAAATATTTTTCTCACAAAATCACCATATAATATCATCAACAAATGTTAATGGGTTTATTGTAAAAGAAAATACAAAAATTTATATTGATAATATTGAAATAGCATTAGTAGCGGGAGATACAGCTGCTGACATCATTGCTAAGATTAATGAATCATCCGCTCCTGTTGAAGCCAGTCTTGATCGTATTTTAAATTCAATCGCAATACAAACAACTACACCGCACCAAATATGGATAACAGAAGAGGGTTCAACCGTACTACAAGATCTTGGCATTATTACTAAAAATAATGACACTAAATCCCCGCCTTATAATATTGCAGGAAATACTGAAGTTAGAAGCAGATCTATTTTTGATACCTTAATTGAACTGAGAGACAATTTAGAAGAAAACAGAGAAGAACTTGTTGGAAGTAGGAGTTTAGCTGAAATTGACGAGAGTTTAAATAAAATACTTACAACAATAGCCGATCTTGGAGCTAAAGAAAATAGACTTGATTCAAGTTATGAAAGAATTAGTAAAGAAGTAATGGACATGAAAGACGATATGGTTAATTATACTGATCTTGATGTGACAAAAGCAATAACAGATCTTAATATGACAAGTTTGGCCTATCAAGTATCTTTAGGAGTTTCTGCACGGATAATGCAAACAACCCTATTAGACTTTTTAAAATAA
- a CDS encoding flagellar protein FlbF — translation MKIKLETELKDTLQEEVILVEDIYALYLSIKKYLDEKNETMLKETVAKTNICLSKFKDIEIKRDEIWKEFTKHEIFESTYMAIEKLCAVYKKEIYNYFHRLRIGMINIQNLNYLISSYVETSLDILDLIFKDAQESVGNNTYRNPYGPKNGNLNEASVLINKKL, via the coding sequence ATGAAAATTAAGCTAGAAACTGAGTTAAAAGATACTCTACAAGAAGAAGTTATTTTAGTAGAAGATATTTATGCTTTGTATCTGAGCATAAAAAAATATCTTGATGAAAAGAACGAAACAATGCTTAAAGAAACTGTTGCTAAAACAAATATCTGTCTTAGCAAATTTAAAGATATAGAGATAAAGAGAGATGAAATTTGGAAAGAATTCACAAAACATGAGATATTTGAATCAACCTACATGGCAATAGAAAAGTTATGTGCAGTTTACAAAAAAGAGATATACAATTATTTCCATAGATTAAGAATAGGAATGATAAATATTCAAAACTTAAATTATTTAATATCAAGTTATGTAGAAACATCGCTTGATATTTTGGATTTAATATTTAAAGATGCTCAAGAAAGTGTTGGAAATAACACTTATAGAAACCCTTATGGACCTAAAAACGGAAACTTAAATGAAGCATCTGTTTTAATAAATAAAAAACTTTAA
- the csrA gene encoding carbon storage regulator CsrA, producing MLVLSRKANESIRIDSNIEISILEIKKDSVKIAIKAPEDIKILRSEIYDIIKEENKKSILQDKQHIKNNIHKIKSLFDYFIK from the coding sequence ATGCTAGTGTTATCAAGAAAAGCAAACGAAAGCATAAGAATAGACTCTAATATTGAAATTTCAATACTTGAAATAAAAAAAGACAGTGTTAAAATAGCAATAAAAGCCCCTGAAGACATTAAAATACTTAGATCCGAAATTTACGATATCATTAAAGAGGAAAATAAAAAATCAATATTACAAGATAAACAGCATATAAAAAATAACATACATAAAATTAAGAGTTTATTTGATTATTTTATTAAATAA
- a CDS encoding TatD family hydrolase produces MNLEFERSIFFDKLIDTHVHFNELKKNSIDVHHVINKCLRSGFSYFLDIGLHPSDFYERKQLLDAYSNIALTAGIHPLNNALKDDFELLDNILANENVIAVGEIGLDYLKSDNKKEQIETLNIQLDLASKYKKPVILHIREAYGDVYDIIKSSNFLSRGILHCYSGTYEYAKKFIDFGFKISFAGNLTFKNAGSLREVLSKLNISDILIETDSPFLAPVPLRGKINAPLFLGYTCLEVAKIKSCDAESISTTLYHNFKDLFKNDYQLSS; encoded by the coding sequence ATGAACCTTGAATTTGAAAGATCTATTTTTTTTGATAAGTTAATAGATACTCATGTTCATTTTAATGAGCTTAAGAAGAATTCTATAGATGTTCATCATGTTATTAATAAATGTTTGAGGAGTGGATTTTCTTATTTTCTTGATATTGGTTTACATCCTAGTGATTTTTATGAGAGAAAACAGCTTTTAGATGCTTATTCTAATATTGCACTAACAGCTGGAATTCATCCCTTAAATAATGCTTTAAAAGATGACTTTGAATTGCTTGATAATATTTTGGCAAATGAAAATGTTATTGCTGTTGGTGAGATTGGTCTTGATTACTTAAAATCAGATAATAAAAAAGAGCAGATTGAAACTTTAAATATTCAATTAGATTTGGCTAGTAAATATAAAAAGCCTGTTATTTTACATATTAGAGAGGCCTATGGTGATGTTTACGATATTATTAAATCTTCCAATTTTTTAAGCAGAGGCATCCTTCACTGTTATTCTGGTACTTATGAATATGCTAAGAAATTTATTGATTTTGGGTTTAAAATATCTTTTGCAGGTAATTTAACTTTTAAAAATGCAGGATCTTTAAGAGAGGTTTTAAGTAAGTTAAACATTAGTGATATTTTGATTGAAACAGACAGTCCATTTTTAGCACCAGTCCCTTTAAGAGGTAAGATAAATGCTCCTCTTTTTTTAGGATATACATGCCTTGAGGTTGCAAAAATTAAAAGTTGCGATGCAGAAAGTATTTCAACCACATTGTATCACAACTTTAAAGATTTATTTAAAAATGATTACCAATTGTCATCATAA
- the rplT gene encoding 50S ribosomal protein L20: MARVKNGTVHVARRKRILKKTKGFWGTKKSNYKKAKDTLRKGMMYATRDRKNRKREFRSLWVVRISAALTGMGVNYSRFVEGLKHANIRINRKILSNLAIEDIETFKKIVYEIKN; this comes from the coding sequence ATGGCTAGAGTTAAAAACGGAACAGTGCATGTTGCGAGACGAAAGAGAATTTTAAAGAAAACCAAAGGATTTTGGGGAACTAAGAAGAGTAATTATAAGAAAGCTAAGGATACTCTTCGTAAGGGTATGATGTATGCTACAAGAGATAGGAAGAATAGGAAGAGAGAATTTAGAAGTTTATGGGTCGTAAGAATTTCTGCTGCTTTAACAGGCATGGGAGTTAATTATTCAAGATTTGTTGAAGGTTTAAAGCACGCTAATATTAGGATTAATAGGAAAATTTTGTCTAATTTAGCGATTGAAGATATAGAAACTTTTAAAAAAATAGTATATGAGATAAAAAATTAA
- the tsaB gene encoding tRNA (adenosine(37)-N6)-threonylcarbamoyltransferase complex dimerization subunit type 1 TsaB, with protein sequence MNTLAVDYSYKSLLVYFKINDEVLSLVVNKDRVNNNLSVPKIFKDFVLENNINLNHLDLIINSYGPGSFTGLRISLSFIKGLSLGLSIPFVNILTFDVFANLVHQNSDIVTLSFTAGRYFFGYYRCSKLCDEVFCFSEEELFEYLGKLDSNLVIIGNGIEFVYEKLKNKYNVISNMDSFGEVLTELGKCKYLKNKKGDDILSGPFYARRSDAEINSYLIK encoded by the coding sequence ATGAATACTCTTGCAGTTGATTATTCATATAAGTCTTTATTAGTTTACTTTAAGATAAATGATGAAGTTTTATCTCTAGTTGTAAATAAAGATAGGGTTAATAATAACCTTAGTGTTCCAAAAATATTTAAAGACTTTGTATTAGAGAATAATATTAATCTAAATCATCTTGATTTAATTATTAATTCTTATGGTCCTGGTTCTTTTACAGGGTTAAGAATTAGTTTAAGTTTTATTAAGGGTCTCTCATTAGGGCTTTCTATTCCTTTTGTGAATATACTTACTTTTGATGTTTTTGCTAATTTAGTTCATCAAAACTCAGATATCGTTACTTTAAGTTTTACGGCAGGTAGATATTTCTTTGGATATTATAGGTGTTCTAAATTGTGTGATGAGGTTTTTTGCTTTTCTGAAGAAGAATTATTTGAATATTTAGGAAAGCTTGACTCTAATTTGGTGATTATTGGAAATGGAATTGAATTTGTTTATGAGAAGCTTAAAAATAAGTATAATGTTATTAGTAACATGGATTCTTTTGGTGAAGTCTTGACGGAGCTTGGTAAGTGTAAGTATTTAAAAAACAAAAAAGGAGATGACATTTTATCTGGTCCTTTTTATGCAAGAAGAAGTGATGCAGAGATTAATTCTTATTTAATAAAATAA
- the prfA gene encoding peptide chain release factor 1, with amino-acid sequence MFLNKLDPIENKIKMLEDKLQDTNLIKNQKEYTKVVKEYNYLEKIKEQKDEYEKILHQIEENKKILSEEENLEMRELVKQELNTLSLKKDEIEHKIKVLLLPQDENDSKNIIIEIRAGTGGEEAALFANNLYEMYTKYSEKKRWKTELINFNETELGGFKEVSFEIKGKDVFKKLKHESGVHRVQRVPITESNGRLQTSAATVAVLPEVEDTDIEINEKDLRIDVYRSSGAGGQHVNTTDSAVRITHLPTGIVVQCQNERSQHKNKDQAMKILRARLYEFEDIKKQEQRSSDRKQQVGSGDRSERIRTYNFPQNRVTDHRVNISLYKLEEIMQGELDSLLDMLAMELQERALKDNSI; translated from the coding sequence ATGTTTTTAAATAAACTAGATCCAATTGAAAACAAAATAAAAATGCTTGAAGATAAGTTACAGGACACAAATTTAATTAAGAATCAAAAAGAATATACAAAAGTAGTAAAAGAATATAATTATCTAGAAAAAATTAAAGAACAAAAAGACGAATATGAAAAAATATTACACCAAATTGAGGAAAATAAAAAAATCCTTTCTGAAGAAGAAAATTTAGAAATGAGAGAACTAGTAAAACAAGAATTGAATACTTTAAGTCTTAAAAAGGACGAGATTGAACATAAAATTAAAGTATTGTTATTACCCCAAGATGAAAACGACAGTAAAAATATTATTATTGAAATTAGAGCTGGTACTGGTGGGGAAGAGGCCGCACTTTTTGCCAATAATCTTTATGAAATGTATACAAAATATTCTGAGAAAAAAAGGTGGAAAACTGAGCTTATTAACTTTAATGAAACAGAACTTGGGGGGTTTAAAGAAGTAAGCTTTGAAATAAAAGGTAAAGATGTATTTAAAAAACTAAAACATGAAAGCGGAGTCCACAGAGTTCAAAGAGTACCCATAACCGAATCTAATGGAAGGCTTCAAACCTCTGCTGCAACTGTTGCTGTACTTCCCGAAGTTGAAGATACCGATATTGAAATTAATGAGAAAGACTTAAGAATAGATGTTTACAGATCTTCTGGTGCAGGCGGGCAACATGTTAATACAACAGATTCTGCTGTTAGGATTACACATTTACCTACAGGTATTGTGGTACAGTGTCAAAATGAGAGAAGTCAGCACAAAAACAAAGATCAAGCAATGAAAATCTTAAGAGCTAGACTCTATGAATTTGAAGATATTAAAAAACAAGAACAACGTTCAAGTGACAGAAAACAACAAGTAGGCTCAGGTGATAGATCTGAGAGAATTAGAACATATAATTTTCCACAAAACAGAGTAACAGACCACCGAGTAAATATTAGTCTTTATAAGCTAGAAGAAATTATGCAAGGAGAACTTGATTCTCTTCTTGACATGCTAGCTATGGAACTTCAAGAAAGAGCTTTAAAAGATAATTCAATATAA
- the fliW gene encoding flagellar assembly protein FliW, with protein MRDETSIKFKFPEGILGFEDIKEFIIKDSEHKLFSIMQSVNEEISFLVTSPFNFLEEYLPNIQEKDWLDIQAENEDERVILCIINMYVKNYKDITANLKAPIILNKKKLIGKQAISTNEEHYLRYRVFKEESC; from the coding sequence ATGAGAGATGAAACTAGTATAAAGTTCAAATTTCCCGAAGGAATACTAGGCTTTGAGGATATTAAAGAATTTATAATTAAAGACTCTGAGCACAAACTCTTTTCAATTATGCAGTCAGTAAATGAGGAGATTAGTTTTTTAGTAACCTCCCCTTTTAACTTTTTAGAAGAATATTTACCAAACATACAGGAAAAAGACTGGCTAGACATTCAAGCAGAAAATGAAGATGAAAGAGTCATACTCTGCATAATAAACATGTATGTAAAAAACTACAAAGACATCACAGCAAATTTAAAAGCTCCTATCATATTAAACAAAAAAAAATTAATTGGAAAACAAGCCATATCTACGAATGAAGAGCATTATCTTAGATACAGAGTCTTTAAGGAAGAATCATGCTAG
- the infC gene encoding translation initiation factor IF-3, producing the protein MINRSSNRDRIKSGEKELKINHKIRASEVRVVFEDGTQSVLPIEEAIRQAREAELDLVEVSPNVSPPVCKIIDYGKYKFHQEKRQKEQKKNQRIIKLKEVRMQPKIDTHDLDFKSRNILGFLKEGNKVKVTIRFRGRELAHTHLGYGILESVLERVGDVNYNLESPAKMEGKTMFLVVAPKSRK; encoded by the coding sequence ATGATAAATAGGAGTTCCAATAGAGATAGGATTAAGTCGGGGGAAAAGGAATTAAAAATTAATCATAAAATAAGGGCTAGTGAGGTTAGAGTTGTTTTTGAAGATGGAACTCAATCTGTTTTACCAATTGAAGAGGCCATTAGGCAAGCTAGAGAGGCTGAGCTTGATTTAGTTGAAGTTTCACCTAATGTTTCACCTCCAGTGTGTAAGATAATTGATTATGGGAAGTATAAGTTTCATCAGGAGAAGAGACAAAAGGAACAAAAGAAAAATCAGAGAATAATTAAACTTAAGGAAGTTCGAATGCAGCCGAAAATAGATACTCATGATCTTGATTTTAAGTCTAGAAATATTTTAGGCTTTCTTAAAGAGGGGAATAAGGTAAAGGTTACTATAAGATTTAGGGGCCGTGAACTTGCTCATACTCATTTGGGGTATGGAATTTTGGAGAGTGTTCTTGAAAGGGTTGGAGATGTTAATTATAATTTAGAATCACCGGCTAAGATGGAAGGCAAGACGATGTTTTTAGTTGTTGCACCTAAGTCTAGGAAGTGA
- the flgK gene encoding flagellar hook-associated protein FlgK codes for MDSTFSGIEIGKRSLFAHKDAMNTTGHNLTNASKPGYSKQRIIMKTEMPIYAPHLNRAQKAGQLGQGIMVQSIERVRDDLLDIRIAEESHKLGYWTSKNKFISLLENVYNEPEEQSIRKRLNDFWESWQDLSRQPQGLAERNIILERGKSFVEVVKNRFHSLERIYIMANDEVKITTEEINNYLRNIGELNKQIAKAIAMKDHPNDLMDARDLIVDKLSNLISISIENRQDPNEFLIHTEGKHLIQGTIANEFILEASNGPTRTKWNILWNNGELANIDTGKLGALINARDNEIKNEINELDNMAINITELINEVHISGHGLDKKNRRVFFEQEYKLTDERGRYDSNGDGEFDSVHLFKINGTNEIFAEEKLGFLGTLRFEAINKNEFIEIAYNATDTVQDVINKINNSHAQVTARINTEGKFEIKAVKEEDKENVIFRIRHIEDSGLFLTSYTGILNASGAEGAYNYQNINTTDQLANTSSYSISPLKNPSAWLKVADEIAEDPSKIAASLKNPINDIAIGDNEAALRIASFVNSPIMIGKNSTLNDYFANTASNIAIKGQTAEVTKTSQAQILKDLTDLRLSISGVNKNEELTNMIEFQQAFIAASKFIVVSTELIDTIINKMGV; via the coding sequence ATGGATTCAACATTCTCAGGAATAGAAATTGGAAAGAGAAGTTTATTTGCCCACAAAGATGCTATGAACACAACCGGTCATAATTTAACTAATGCATCAAAGCCTGGGTATTCAAAGCAGAGAATTATCATGAAAACCGAAATGCCAATTTACGCTCCTCATTTAAATAGAGCACAAAAAGCTGGTCAACTAGGCCAAGGGATAATGGTTCAATCTATCGAAAGAGTGAGAGATGATTTGTTAGATATAAGAATAGCTGAAGAATCACACAAACTTGGTTACTGGACTTCGAAAAATAAATTCATTTCTTTGCTTGAGAATGTTTATAATGAACCAGAAGAACAATCAATCAGAAAAAGACTAAATGATTTTTGGGAAAGCTGGCAAGATTTATCTAGGCAACCTCAAGGATTAGCCGAAAGAAATATCATATTAGAACGAGGAAAATCTTTTGTGGAGGTAGTAAAAAATAGATTTCATTCCCTTGAAAGAATATATATAATGGCAAATGATGAGGTAAAAATTACTACTGAAGAGATAAACAATTATCTTAGAAACATTGGTGAGCTTAATAAGCAAATTGCAAAAGCAATTGCTATGAAAGATCATCCAAATGATTTAATGGATGCTAGAGATTTAATAGTTGACAAGCTAAGCAATCTTATTAGTATTTCCATAGAAAACAGACAAGACCCCAATGAATTTTTAATTCATACAGAAGGGAAACATCTTATTCAAGGTACAATTGCAAACGAATTTATATTGGAAGCCTCTAATGGACCTACAAGAACTAAATGGAATATTTTATGGAACAATGGTGAGTTAGCTAATATTGACACAGGAAAATTAGGAGCTCTTATTAATGCAAGAGACAACGAAATTAAAAACGAAATCAATGAGCTAGACAACATGGCAATCAATATTACAGAGCTTATTAATGAAGTTCATATCTCAGGACATGGTCTTGATAAAAAAAATCGAAGAGTTTTCTTTGAACAAGAATACAAATTAACAGATGAACGTGGACGATATGACAGTAATGGAGATGGAGAATTTGATTCTGTTCATCTATTTAAAATAAATGGTACAAATGAAATCTTTGCAGAAGAAAAACTAGGATTTTTAGGTACATTGAGATTTGAAGCAATCAACAAAAACGAATTCATAGAAATAGCATATAATGCAACAGACACCGTTCAAGATGTGATAAATAAAATAAACAACTCTCATGCACAAGTCACTGCAAGAATCAATACAGAAGGAAAATTTGAAATTAAGGCAGTAAAAGAAGAAGATAAAGAAAATGTCATATTTAGAATCAGACACATTGAGGATTCTGGATTATTTTTAACAAGCTACACAGGGATTTTAAACGCATCGGGAGCTGAGGGTGCTTATAATTATCAAAATATTAATACAACTGATCAACTAGCAAATACATCTAGTTACTCAATATCTCCTTTAAAAAATCCATCAGCATGGCTTAAGGTAGCTGATGAAATTGCAGAAGATCCATCAAAGATTGCAGCAAGTCTTAAGAATCCTATAAACGATATTGCTATTGGGGACAATGAAGCAGCTCTACGCATTGCGTCTTTTGTAAACTCACCTATTATGATTGGAAAAAATTCTACATTAAACGACTATTTTGCAAACACAGCATCTAATATTGCAATAAAAGGACAAACAGCGGAAGTTACAAAAACTAGCCAAGCACAAATACTTAAAGATCTAACTGATTTAAGGTTATCAATTTCCGGTGTTAATAAAAATGAAGAATTGACCAATATGATAGAATTTCAACAAGCCTTTATTGCTGCAAGTAAGTTTATTGTTGTTTCTACAGAATTAATAGACACAATAATCAATAAAATGGGAGTATAG
- a CDS encoding flagellar filament outer layer protein FlaA, protein MIKILIILLTFINIYAFAQNETNQKDDNQGQKEYILSAMEDPFDFHLRFFTERINPLFVRFKNNNNATQDNKFVLALRYITSRSDSEINLEPDKQMIIPGIVRSISLWVDGRETNTEVFVILKDSSGTFHSIPFKAEDGSSKLNFLGWKKLTAYIPKSFVQKTHKFKKETRDSELIRIRIIPEHRINHEPQYIYLSELKAMIDEQSTSTTYDDNW, encoded by the coding sequence ATGATAAAGATTTTAATAATATTGCTTACTTTTATTAATATTTATGCATTCGCACAAAATGAAACTAATCAAAAGGATGATAATCAAGGACAGAAAGAATATATTCTTTCTGCGATGGAAGATCCATTTGATTTTCATTTAAGATTTTTTACTGAAAGGATTAATCCTTTATTTGTTAGATTTAAAAACAATAACAATGCAACTCAAGATAACAAATTTGTATTAGCACTTAGATATATTACTTCTAGAAGTGATAGTGAAATAAATCTAGAACCAGATAAACAGATGATAATACCTGGTATTGTTAGAAGTATATCCTTATGGGTAGATGGCAGAGAAACTAACACAGAAGTTTTTGTAATACTAAAAGATTCATCAGGAACTTTTCACTCAATCCCCTTTAAAGCAGAAGACGGTAGCTCTAAACTTAACTTCCTTGGATGGAAAAAACTAACAGCATACATTCCAAAAAGTTTTGTCCAAAAAACACATAAATTTAAAAAAGAAACCAGAGATTCAGAATTAATAAGAATAAGAATAATACCTGAGCATAGAATAAATCATGAGCCACAATATATATATTTATCAGAACTCAAGGCAATGATTGATGAACAAAGTACATCAACTACTTATGATGACAATTGGTAA
- the tsaE gene encoding tRNA (adenosine(37)-N6)-threonylcarbamoyltransferase complex ATPase subunit type 1 TsaE, which translates to MILSFESEEKMIDFSKSFFNPLPIGKVFALCGDMGAGKTTFLKGLALNLDVSSFASPTYNIINVYEFVDFKFYHIDLYRLNILDEFELIGGVEILLDISSIVAIEWPDIILDILPKNRLIFLKFKIRDTTRILEISNEYSCS; encoded by the coding sequence TTGATTTTGTCTTTTGAGTCAGAGGAAAAAATGATAGACTTTTCTAAGTCTTTTTTTAATCCTTTGCCCATTGGTAAGGTGTTTGCTCTTTGTGGTGATATGGGAGCTGGAAAGACAACATTTTTGAAAGGTTTGGCCTTAAATCTTGATGTTTCTTCTTTTGCAAGTCCAACTTATAATATTATTAATGTTTATGAGTTTGTTGATTTTAAATTTTATCATATTGATCTATATCGTTTAAATATTTTAGATGAGTTTGAGCTTATTGGTGGAGTGGAGATTCTCTTAGATATTTCTTCTATCGTAGCTATTGAATGGCCAGATATTATTCTTGATATTTTACCTAAAAACAGATTGATATTTTTAAAATTTAAAATAAGAGATACTACTAGGATTTTAGAAATTAGTAATGAATACTCTTGCAGTTGA